The Paramormyrops kingsleyae isolate MSU_618 chromosome 23, PKINGS_0.4, whole genome shotgun sequence sequence TTCAGTCTGGTAATATACATAGATGTGAAACTCAGATGTGAAATTCTATACCTGAAAGGAGCTCAGGTCAGGTGGTGGCCCAACCACTGGGCAGGATCTGCAGAGCTCCTGCTCTGTTTGCGTTCTCTGCTTCCGTCATTGGCTTCAGTGGGATTTACACATTAGAGATGTTTGGTGCCCATCCACGTCCGCCACCAATGTTGGCATCCGATTGGTCTGCCCGTCAACACCTACCTGGCACCATGCAGTGTCCTGGTCTGATTAGCCCTGGGTGGCTCCACGGCCACCAAATAAGCTTCATGTTAAACCATCACAAAGTAATTTACCAGCAATGATTCTCCGGAATGGTTTTCTGTAGCTCATAAATGTTTAGGTGGAATATGGCGGTTTCAGGCTGTACTGTGTCGCCCTGAATCACACAGCCTGTGCGGTGTAATTAAAATAGGTTTCCCTCCCTGGTCGTTCATCTAAAGTTTCACATTGTCTACATGGGCGCCCTTTGTAGGACCTGCTCTATCCTCTCTATCTGTGCCACCATCCCAGTGCGTCTCTGGGTGTGCCAGTGCTCTGCATGCAGGCTGATAAGTAAAGAAGCAACTGTAAACCACCCTGTCAACTGTGGGTGGCACCGAGACCAGTGGAAAACCCTTTCATTTAAATCTCTTTACCCGTGTCTTACTCTCCTTTATCGTAAAACCAGGTGAACGAGGAAAGCTGTTTtagaacaacaaacaacaacaacaataataataacaataataataataataaaaataattgttattactatttaaaaatgaaggaaAATCAGGTTTATTTCTATTCAGTCATCTAGCCATAGGGTCATTATATcagtgtaaattattatttgatTATTCAATTGGTTATTTATCAGATAAAAATGAACATGTTGATATATTGTATATGTGAAATaggttatttatatttatttaagtaATTGTTTAACTAGTCCTGTGGcttgtactacgaagcggggttactgacttgtcggatttaaggtaccacagtttaataATATtccttcacttacattttgcccagactaccttaaatccgacaagttaccccgattaGCCcctaaccctgcttcgtagtgcAGGCCCCGGCAGTCAGCCATATGTTTTTAGTGTTAGTGTTTATCGGACCTCACAGTAAAATGATCGGCTGTTGTGTGTCCCATTGTCTCTATTGTCCTCTATTGTCTCTTGTGCTGTTTATTAACTTATCAGATGGCCTGAAGCTGGTCGACATACACAGGAGCATAATGCTGTGGCAATTTGGCTTATCTTAGGTCTCTGTTGTCCAAGTGGCTGAATATCTCTGCTTTGATCCATCTCTGGCCTCACATTTAGGTGGCTTTTTTCTCCGAACATCTCCAATGTATTCAGAGTAAAATAGGGAATTACATCATGTAACCTCTTGTTCATGTCAGCAAACAGTTTCTGTGACCGTAACCATCCTCTTCagtatttacagttttttcagTACAATCGTCTCCCTTTGCCACAGTAAGAGTCTAGGTTGATAGTCATTCCTCGTAAATCACGTGCGACGGAGACTTAAAGTGCTTTTCAAAGTGCGGCAATCAAAGCAAACATAGAACCTAACCCAAACCAGAGCTTAGTGTCACTTAGTCGTGAGACAGGCCACAGCATTTATGCTGCTGgataaaagctaattaaaaaaaGCAACGTTACGCATTTTTATCAAAGCTTGAATTATAGATTTGGATTTCAGGTTGCAGACCCAGCTGTTTAATCACTTTGTAAATGAATGGTCTGTATTCTTCAGCGTTAGTCAATGAAATCTGCTCATTTGGTGCCTCTTAGGAAAAGAGAATGACAGTACCGCTTTGCTGGGTATATTAACGTGCGTCACGGATGGTGGAGTGCAGTGGGGAGCCATTCTTAATGCACCTCCTGAGGGGTGTTTGTGTCTCCCAGGAGTGCGGGCCGCCAGGATGTCCCACAAGAGCGACCCCAGGGACATTGACGAGGATGCCATCCTCAAGGGCCTCAGTGCCGAGGAGCTGGACCAGCTGGATTATGAGCTCCAGGAGATGGACCCAGAGGTAGGAGAAGCAGGTGTGACCTAGGATTTCCTGGCCCAAGGCGCAAGTGGCTATATTTTAGCTGTTATTCACTTAGTAGTAAACGGCCTTAAGACAAAGAAGGcaatacatatcaaatattgcaacaACCAAGAAAAGTTTCCaatatttcattatttcttcaTAGTTTATACTCTTCAACCaacttccagatgtagccacctgcaatgcttctccaacagtcctgaaggagttctCACAAGTTCTGGACACatgttggctaccttgctcttactcttcgatccaactcatcccaaaccagctctgtaGATAGGGTTTAGGtgggggggattgtgggggccaggtcatctgtcacagatctctttccttgttcacaagataatagTTACTGCATAACCTTGAGGTGAGCTTAGGgtcattatcttgttgaaaaacaaatgattttcagtaggtgtgtccagactctTGACTGGGACGGTAGGTATAGGTAGATGATAACTCTGAATTCAGGGCACTAAGGACTTACACTTTATGGAAACATCTATATGAAGTCAATGAAGAGAGACTAAAGGGGTGTGTCATGTGTGCCAGTGATTGAATACCACACATGCTGTTGCATTTTGGACTGTTTGCAGTGGTTTTGAGCTCcgcattatttttcaaaagtGGACAGTATCTGGAGGCGTGGACCTGAGATACCTGCTGACCCATCTTGTCTCACCTCCCTTCCATGTCCCAGAATGCCATCCTCCCGGCTGGGTTCCGCCAGCGTGACCAGACAAAGAAAAGCCCAACTGGAACCTTTGACCGAGACGCGCTGCAGGAATACCTAGAGAAGCAGGCCTTGGAGCATGAGGACCGGGAAGATCTGGTGCCCTTTACCGGGGAGAAAAAGGGTATGCAGGCTGCTTCTGGAGCTCCACTGTTATTAATGTGGAAGGAGTCTGCTTGGGCATCTTACAGAAGATGGGCTTTGTGGTGTTTGTTACTTAAAGATATATGAAGTCTGGGACAAATTCTgtaggggaggggggatttaTATGAAATTGCACTGAAAGGGAAGAATCCAATTATAAATCATGCATCTAGCTGAAAGACTGGTGGGAATTCTTAATAAAAATTCCTCTCCATCCTTATTCAAGATTATACTTTCATCTCAGTTGCTGCCTTGATTTGCTCAGGGAATTGATGTTGCCGGTGAAGCactttcaggaaaaaaaaaaacctgaaattaTATAAAGTAGCTGATTGTCCCCAGTTCGGAGTTTGGACGACCACCAAACACCAACTGTTGGTTTATGGTTTCACACTTCCAACTGAAGCTTCTCCTGGACAGATATGAACGGGTCCATCAAGACTGTGTCCTAAGACATTTTTATGGTGAGAAGGAGGTACTAACAATCACTGTCCATTCCCGTAGAAAGGAGGCAATGGTCTACATTTAGGcctctttctttctgtctcctTGGCGATGAGTTGGTAtggtgttgccatggtgacagaTGGGGCAACACAGACCCCGCCATTTTGGTTTCTGTTGTTctagagcagtggttctcaatgcTCTTCCTGGCAcccccctgccagaatgttttcatttgaaCCCCACCTTAATCAGGCTCATATGGTATATTAATAagctaataatgaatgtggcaggttgcaagcagtgtgggttggaatgaaaacattgtggcgtggtggggcgtgggggggggggggagggggagcgccaggaacaggattgagaaccactgtgcTAGAGGATCTCTGACAGCAGAGAATATGGCCAGAGCGGCATTTTTCAGGGCCAGCTGTCATTTCTGTACCTCTGCATGTTGTATTTCTCTGGTGAAGCTGGTGCCGAGGTCAAAAGTCTGCACCATCAAGATCAGATGAAAGATGAATGAtttggtggatggatggatgaatagccATATCTGATGGCTGGAGGGCACATATTTAGGTCTTtaagaataaaaacattatttttaaatcactATGGTATGCAAGGGTGATTGTTGATTTGACTTAGTTTGGATGccactttcaatctgaagaaattATAGGATGCCACCCCCACCATCACCTCTGGAATCCTGATGATCTGCGTAGCCTGGGGGGTCCCCGACGATATAAAATGTGTATGGAAATATGGGACAAATCaataaatggatttttaaaaatgtttttcacaaTAAATGGGCTGAGAACTGGGACTAGATGAGCCTGAGGGTGAAACCTaaatttgtcaaatatttttactcTATGCCTATCTGGTGCTGGTGTCTGTCTGGCTGTATGCATGCTTAATGttactgagtgtgtgtgtgtgtgtctttttcCCAGGAAAAGCCTTTGTCCCCAAACCTGGCTCAGGGCAAATCCCCATATCAGAGCAGATCACCCTGGAGCCGGAGTTGGAGGAGGCCCTGAAGAACGCTACGGATGCAGAGATGTGTGACATTGCAGGTGTGGCTCTCCATACGCTCTCCATAGGGTCACACGTACCTCTCCTCCAGGGAAATCTGCATCTGCTGGCCTGcttagaacagtgtttcctaaatctggtccttggggacccacagacagtccatgtttttgctccctttgagctccctgccagacagtccatgtttttgcttcctctgagctccctgtcagacagtccatgtttttgctacctttgagctccctgccagacagtccacgtttttgctccctttgagctccctgccagacagtccacgtctttgctccctttgagctccctgtcagacagtccacatttttgctccctttgaactccctgtcagacagtccacgtttttggtcCCTTTGAGCTCCCtatcagacagtccatgtttttgcttcctctgtgctccctgtcagacagtccacgtttttgctccctctgagctccctgtcagacagtccacatttttgctccctctgagctccctgacagacagtccatgtttttgctccttttgagctccctgtcagacagtccatgtttttgctccctctgagctccctgtcagacagtccacatttttgctctctcccagctcccttaAAAACGTGGGCTTTCTGCAgctccctgaggactggattggaaaacactggcttagaataaaatataaaacccACCTTTTCTCCGTGATGTTACAGGTGAAACTGCCCCAATGGTGTTACGTCTATGTGATTATAATGCTCCCATCTGCTCCAAATCTACCTCAGTCTCCTCCTTCTGACTCCCCCTGGTCTTTGGCCACACCCCCTGCCTCCTTCATTTCTATCAACATGTCTGTCACTCAGTTGACCTGAAGTGTGTGACTTCTGACCCCCCACAGCTGAGAATGCCCACTGAATATCACACCAAGGCTGAATATGCAATACCTAAATGAATGCATGTGGGGAATCTGCAGCGACTGGCTTTCCACAGCAAAGCTGGGCTTATGCTGCCAAGCTCTATTACTGTCATTGTTTCCTTTACCAGCAAATATCTCCGATTTTAACTGTTTAGCTGCTGTTTTTTGCCCATAGTTCAAGTTTTCTTACTTTCTTAAGGGTGCATGCTTTATCATCTGCTATCTTGGCCATTATTTCTTATTACTGCCGCTCTGTTATTGGGCTATGTAAAGCCTTTATTGATGTTCAGATTTCATGTAAAAAAGAATCAGAATTAGAATTACACTTCACCCACAAATGCCAAGTCAGTTTTGACCAGATAGTTCTCTTTAACCCGTGATGTATTTAATAATCTAGTCTTATTCCTTTCAATTCACTCAAATAAAATGAACGTCCACAGACGGTAGCCTCTTATTCATTGAAgatatgaaatattaatcaAAATGAATCAAAATCAGTCTAACCTTTTATACTGCTTGATTTTTGTACactgtatattttaattatggTTGATGCAAAAGATTATTAATTGCTTCTCAGCATTATTTGTTTCTCACATTTACACTCTCTGTGCTCAGTACATTATTAGTTTAGCATGTCGCTACAACCTTGTAGACTTAGCACTTGATAGCGACGAAAATGTGCCACACTGTTCCTGTGATCCCCTCAGGCTGTACGCACAGATGCTGACTTCTAAGTTGCAAAAACTAAAGAGCTTCTGTCAAAATTAAACGCTGCATTGAGAACTCTACTTAACTCCTGTAGTCTAGGCAAGAGTGGACTAAGTTAGATTTCTGCTGCATCGCTGCAGCTTATAAGCGACAATCTAAATGGAAAGCAGAACAGCCCCTGAGGAGATCAGATCCCTGAAGAACAGGACTGCTGCCAAGGAGGTGACATCATGCTCCTCTTTCATCATCTGCAGTGGGCCGTATCCTGGCTGGGGCGGGTTCATGGCAggttgcattttcagtttcccTGACACTTGGGACGGGGAGTTTCTCAGGTCTCCTCAATTGACCATTAGCCATCTGCTCTGGAAGGAGACCAGATTAGGATTTGGACTATGCTGGGATGCTAGATTCTCTTGTCCGCCTTTTTGACTGTGGTTGAAAGCACAGGCCTGGGAGGATCTGGTCTGCATGTGTTTTTAGCGTAAAATGAGCCGCCCTCTTAGCCGTCTATAAATAGAACCTTGATGTATCTTTTACGGATACGTGACGTAGCTCGGGCGGAGTGTTTTTGGGCAGCTGCCAACATTTCCTTTGttttcccctctctctttctctctgtgtctccttgCCATTTTTTCTTGCTTGAGGGGAGTGGCTATGTATGTAGCTAGTTTATAGTTTATGTCTTTAGATGGGAGGGTTTGCTGCCCTCTTCTGTTGAATGTTTGCTACTATAGTGTCAATATGCTGGAATTTTTAGGGTGATGTTTTGTAAGGGCAGCATGGTGACCATACAGCccatagagcagtgtttcctcACTTGGTCCtttgggacccacagacagccccagtagggagctgggagggaagaAATACGTGGACCACCTAGGGTTTCCTGAGAACCAGCCTGAGAAACACTGTATTTCACAAGTTCTCCTGCAGTCCTCACTAAATTGTCTCTGTGTGCAGGTGGCCCCAACGTGTACCTGTGTTTTATGGCCCTCTGTGACTCTATCCAGGATAATTGATTGGAAGTTGCATGACTTTTTCATAGAAAATTTAAGACCTAATTTGGCAACTGTGGTTTTATATGCACTCTGTTCTTGTTCCATgtggacaaaaaaaacatgtgacaCCTGTCCCCTTCTGCCTGCAGCCATCTTGGGAATGTACACACTGATGAGCAACAAGCAGTATTACGACGCTCTCGGCCTTGAAGGGAGAATTGCTAACACAGAAGGCATAAACAGTAAGTACAGCGTATATGCATATCTAAAACGAATAACCAAAATGGAGTTCTCGCCCAATTAGCAAAGTCTGTTGTGTAGTACAGTACTCAAAGGAACATGGACATGGGGATATGGGGGTAATTCCTGTCCCCCTTATTGTTGAACCTCTTCATCTCATTAAGTAGATGGACAAATCGGTCATGGCACGTTTGGACTGACATGCATAGTCTGCAGTGTCATGAGTGTAGCAACAAGACTTCCATTAGCTTCCACATGCTGAGATGTTGATCAAGCTAATTCTCCAAACCACCAGGTGTGGTGAAGCCGGACACGTACAAAATCTTTCCGGATGAGCCACCTAACCCAACTAACGTTGAGGAAACCCTTCGCAAGATCAGCAAAAATGAAAGCAGCTTGAGTGACGTCAACTTGAACAACATCAAGGTAACCAATTATGGACCCTTATTTTTGTTTGACACCTGGCAGATATAACTTTCCAGTCCTTTGAGTAACATTATTGGGGTtctaggtttataatgtaataaatgaGCCAATCAGTTGGTCACCTTAGGCAAATGACTTGAGGTGCATTATCATAAAGATGGTACCCACCATCAAAAACAATTTTTGCTTAGGTTGCCATGGGTACAAAGTAACTTATTGGGTCACACTACATCTCCACAAATAGTCAAACATAAGGATATGAGACCACTGTGTTTCCCAGGTTGCATGGGTCATTCCAAAGAGTTCATTCATGGCCTTTCATCACCTACCCTGAACAAGAACAGAGAGGCATGCAGTTTACAAGCCCTTGACCATTCAAAACACAGGAATGCTGACCTAGCCTTATACCTTTCATCAGCTATTATATTCATGAAACTGTCCTTCTGGGACATATGTAAGTTTGGTTGTAAAAGAAATTACTCTGATATTCCTTATTCTCCCTGCAGGACATTCCCATCCCCAAGCTAAAGGAAATTTTTCATGCCATGAAATCCAATACCAAGGTGAAATCACTGAGCATCGCCGCCACCCGTAGCAACGACCCTGTTGCTGTGGTGAGTGGAGCACTGCCCTTCTGTGGTGACGCGTGCCTGTTGTGTCCGTGGAAACCATCTGATTCTGTTCTGGATTCTGACCCATCTGACTGGTTGTGATGTTCTCTGCAGGCCATCGCTGAGATGCTGGCATCCAACAAAACCCTTCAAAGTCTTAACATTGAGTCCAACTTCATTACCGCAGAAGGCATGATGGCTATCATCAAAGCCCTGGGCCAGAACACCACGCTGAAGGAGATTAAGATTGACAACCAGGTCAGAACTATAAATGGATTCCCATGAAAAACAGAGCACTATCATAAAAGCATATTTACTGACAAAATCAAAGTTCTTTATTACTACAAATAAATATAACCAGAAAAAAGGACCAAAGACCTAAGAAAACAGCAAAGAATTCAATTCCagtatgatgatgatgaaggtgATTTACTATTGAACATAGTACATGATATAAGCTAAACAAAGAACCAGCTATGGAAAGTCTGTCCAGGTATATAATAGTTTGTTGTGGTTGCTTACTTGTTGGAATCTTCTTTAACATCCCCTACTTTGGCTTTCTTCTGGACTATTACTGTAAGGTCACATGAGACATCAGAATTGCTCAGGAACCCTCAAGCTGTTGTGGATCAGTTGTCCTTGAAATATCTGCCCCCCCCATTCTCAGTGAGAAGCCGTGAAATTCAGAGGGCTTATAGACAGTCATATGAGCAGTCATAAATACAAAGCTATGTCCTGCAGTTTTGCTCAGCCAATATAAGTTGCCCAGAACACAGTGCCATAATGCCTTTTATGCGACGATAAATCAGAGATGCTGCTAACACTTGACACAAAGTGGTCTCTAAAAACAGATGACCTCTTCACAATGTCACCATTGTTTATTTCCCAGGGGTAGCCTGATGCTAACTCTACAGTCATGCACGGACACTCTAGGGCTCCCCAAATCCCTGTTTTACCTACGTATCCCAGGTCCAGTCCTCCAAACATCTACCACAGTGAAGAACGGGAGCTAGTTATGGCCAAAGGAAGCTTCATGAGGCATTTTCTATATTTTCTGACCTCACTAGATGAGGCTCTTGGTTTGCTATGGGGCATGAattgagctgttttttttttaatagatagcaccatctagtggtgtcagaaaatacagcagttggttcatgaagcttcatttggccatcactaatGGGAGCTAATGTTGCTCTCTTCTCTGTCCACAGAGACAGCAGCTGGGAGACTCAGTGGAGATGGAGATTGCCAAAATGCTGGAGAAAAACCCTTCCATCCTCAAAATTGGGTACCATTTCAATCAGCAGGGTCCACGCGCCCGCGCTTCCATGGCGATCACCCGAAACAACGACGTCTGTAAGTGCACATCCTCTCAAGGCTTCTTATGCCAATATGACTCTGCACGGAGATGTATTTTAATATGGTCCTTGGCAAGAATCTCTGTTATTGGCAATTAGGTGTTAATGTGTAAAAGTTTCTAGGGCTTAAGACTGTATTCCTTGTAATAGTATATGCTTTTATATTGGAAATCATTCTTTTACTGAAAGAATTTCACAGGCTGGTGTCAAACACTTCTCCTTCAAGGTAGCTAATACCATGGTCCTTGTTCTTTAGCTTATAACAGTCATGGTTTTATTTCTTACAGTCCGCAAGAAGAGAGTAAAATGAGAAGATGTGTCCAAGGCTGATAGGTTTGCCCGCTCACTTACAGAAGCCACCCTGTCCAACTACTGCAACAAAAGCCCCGTAACCCCCCAGCGCTGGATTATATGTATTGTGCCGTAATGCCTTaaagcccctcccccttccgTGTTACTCTGTCTCCACCCTGTCAGCCATTCGTCGAAAAATGTGCAAAGTCCACCATCCTGTCGTCTGAGTTCTGCAACCCCTCTGCAGCTACGTGTGAGTGAGTCATTCATCTGGGTGTTCCTGTGCGGCTCGTGTCGTAACGCTTACAGAGCGGCCATGCCTAAAGAAAGGGCAGAGCCGCGTGACGGCGACGCCGTCCATGTGTGATCGGCATGAAAGCTATGAGACCAGCGCTCGACCTCAGACTGGTGCTATGGGGCAAAACGACGAAATATCCTATTCTGTAAATAATATGAATAAAGGTTAAATTCTCCACGCTGTTTGTGTCATTTTGTCGTGGGTTTTACATGCAGCAATATAGACATATAGAAAAGTATAGAACatgcaaatgattttttttttaattggcaaATCAAAATCAGCAATGATATTTTGGTGTTCAGCAAATGACTtgttctatatatatattagcagaaaaaatgtatataattaGTTTGAGTGGAATCCTCTCAGTTAACAAGGTTGTTATTAACTTGTTCATGATGAAGGATCTCAAACTAGGTATTTTGGTCAATGCAACTGAAGGATTAGCTGAACTGAGGTGATATATACTGTACGCTGTAGATGACATGGTCACTGACAACCTCCAACACAGCAATAGATCTGAACAAACCAAGCCTCGGCCATGTAGGGGAAGCCATTAGATTTCACTTCTTCTATTCCAAATGTTAAATACATTTAGATTTTATTAACTCCTGCTGAGGGTATTTTAAGTTGTGTAATATATAAAATTCAGCTAAGCAGAACTGCAGATAATACATATTTGACATGGAGCCAGATGTATGAAATTCAATAAGCAAACTCACTTGGCCTCGTTCAGCTGCTGTTCGTAAAGGTGGCGAAATAAAAAGCATCTAGATATATGAATTAGTGAAATATATAACTGTAATAAGAATGTTGCACCAACCCGAGGGTTGTAAGTTTAGTCCtgggcccctaacccccaaccccagGGGGGGGCCACACGCTGTAAgatcctgtgctgtgaccccccaagctatggagagcaagatggggcaggCAAAGAGACGAATTCCAGTgcacctgtacttgtgcaaa is a genomic window containing:
- the tmod4 gene encoding tropomodulin-4, producing MSHKSDPRDIDEDAILKGLSAEELDQLDYELQEMDPENAILPAGFRQRDQTKKSPTGTFDRDALQEYLEKQALEHEDREDLVPFTGEKKGKAFVPKPGSGQIPISEQITLEPELEEALKNATDAEMCDIAAILGMYTLMSNKQYYDALGLEGRIANTEGINSVVKPDTYKIFPDEPPNPTNVEETLRKISKNESSLSDVNLNNIKDIPIPKLKEIFHAMKSNTKVKSLSIAATRSNDPVAVAIAEMLASNKTLQSLNIESNFITAEGMMAIIKALGQNTTLKEIKIDNQRQQLGDSVEMEIAKMLEKNPSILKIGYHFNQQGPRARASMAITRNNDVFRKKRVK